In Streptomyces sp. NBC_01426, one genomic interval encodes:
- the eccCa gene encoding type VII secretion protein EccCa codes for MSTRLIHRPARTVRPPAASEARVIEAPPNLPEGKAGNIAMSLLPVAGVMSSVVMMTVVRNSQFAALGALILVVTIIGSVGLVFSQRGKAQRTRRTQREAYLAYLEDLREELAAEERERGERADVLNPPPHALYDIVRDPARLWERRRVDADFLRVRVGTGEMPVRDLRIAEQGSTVLTPPDLFMLNEASALTTRFRNGTELPLTVPLDRVGNVTVIGPREDCLRVARALMVQTAAAHAPDDVAIALAVPGDRLDDWDWAKWMPHLLDTEQLDGPVAARRIAPSASQLARRLGPELRRRASYAAEVRRGLSGKDALSMTSRLLVVADGHGEDAVELPRPDEAVGLREMGVTVLHLLEQRIQEPGHVGVRITVDGDRVLIEDLREEEPISAHGTVDEVGIPFAEGLARMLAPMRLSAESLIDAPLSGPVDFADLLGIDDVARLDLDRLWAPRGERAFLRVPIGVSDSREPVLLDLKESSELGMGPHGLCVGATGSGKSELLRTLVLALVATHPPEDLALVLVDYKGGATFAPFADLPHVAGVITNLENQAGLVERVHASLAGEVKRRQQVLKDAGNVADIGDYAALRADRRPDLEPLPHLFVVIDEFGELLTAKPDFIDLFLSIGRIGRSIGVHLLLSSQRIEGGKLRGLDTYLSYRLGLRTFSADESRTVLDTTDAFHLPPLPGFGYLKVDTSHYERFKASYVSGGYRGPVRRAEEEDTGPLALEYEAFNTLADLENQGPQEPSARRRETGPTEMGVIVGQLEHAAAPVRRIWLPPLPTAIALDTVAGPLDAGPRGMQLAKRRGRLTVPLGLLDDPTKQWQGEWYLDLTVAGGHAAVIGGPQSGKTTLLRTLVLSLALTHTPREVGVYGLDLVGGGLQALSGLPHVGGIAGRADRERAARTVEEVRNMLATREDLFRDHGIDSVEQLRTLHAAGRLPQLASAEIVLVIDGFGALRDDFEELDDAVVDILKRGGGYGIHVVAGMLRWNDVRIATQSNFGTRVELRLNDPGESSIERKLAETLSPDEPGRVLTDGKLFAQVALPRTDGLADQAELGAVLERTARQVRATWSGEAAQPVRVLPHVLEPHLLPGPAVEPRRVPIGLDQTALAPVLLDLFAHDQHLLVMGDSECGKTNLLKTIAAGLIERYGEQELVFAIMDPRRALRGAIPEEFNGGYAYNAKMCAGLAAGIATELERRMPDDSAPLDDLEPGSWGGGPRIVVLVDDYDVLTTAGQSPLAPFLPYIPSAVDIGLHFVLTRRVAGASRGMYEPLVQGLRESGASAVVMAGDRSEGQLFPGVYASQQPAGRGVLVRRGQTHRLIQTVYTPE; via the coding sequence ATGAGCACCCGACTGATCCACCGCCCGGCCCGGACGGTCAGGCCCCCCGCCGCCTCCGAGGCACGCGTCATAGAGGCACCGCCCAACCTGCCCGAGGGCAAGGCGGGCAACATCGCGATGTCGCTGCTCCCCGTGGCCGGCGTCATGTCGTCCGTCGTGATGATGACGGTCGTCCGCAACAGCCAGTTCGCCGCCCTCGGCGCACTCATCCTCGTCGTCACCATCATCGGTTCCGTCGGACTCGTCTTCTCCCAACGCGGCAAGGCCCAACGCACCCGACGGACCCAGCGCGAGGCGTACCTCGCCTACCTGGAGGACCTCCGCGAGGAACTCGCCGCCGAGGAACGCGAGCGCGGCGAACGCGCCGACGTGCTCAACCCGCCGCCCCACGCGCTCTACGACATCGTGCGCGACCCGGCCCGGCTGTGGGAGCGCCGCCGCGTCGACGCCGACTTCCTGCGCGTGCGCGTCGGGACCGGCGAGATGCCCGTCCGCGACCTCCGCATCGCGGAGCAGGGCTCCACCGTCCTCACCCCGCCCGACCTCTTCATGCTCAACGAGGCCTCGGCCCTGACCACCCGGTTCCGCAACGGCACCGAACTCCCCCTCACCGTCCCCCTCGACCGCGTCGGCAACGTCACCGTCATCGGTCCCCGCGAGGACTGCCTGCGCGTCGCCCGCGCCCTGATGGTGCAGACCGCCGCGGCCCACGCACCCGACGACGTCGCCATCGCCTTGGCCGTGCCCGGCGACCGGCTCGACGACTGGGACTGGGCCAAGTGGATGCCGCACCTGCTCGACACCGAGCAGCTCGACGGGCCCGTGGCCGCCCGCCGGATCGCGCCCTCGGCGTCGCAGCTCGCCCGCCGGCTCGGACCCGAACTGCGCCGCCGCGCCTCCTACGCCGCCGAGGTCCGTCGCGGCCTGTCCGGCAAGGACGCCCTGTCGATGACCTCCCGGCTGCTCGTCGTCGCCGACGGACACGGCGAGGACGCCGTCGAGCTGCCGCGCCCGGACGAGGCCGTCGGCCTGCGCGAGATGGGCGTCACCGTCCTGCACCTGCTCGAACAGCGGATCCAGGAACCCGGCCACGTCGGCGTACGGATCACCGTCGACGGGGACCGGGTCCTCATCGAGGACCTGCGCGAGGAGGAACCGATCAGCGCCCACGGCACCGTGGACGAGGTCGGCATCCCCTTCGCCGAGGGCCTGGCCCGGATGCTCGCGCCGATGCGGCTGTCCGCCGAGTCCCTGATCGACGCCCCGCTGTCCGGACCCGTCGACTTCGCCGACCTGCTCGGCATCGACGACGTGGCCCGCCTCGACCTCGACCGGCTGTGGGCGCCGCGCGGCGAGCGCGCCTTCCTGCGCGTGCCCATCGGCGTGAGCGACTCCCGCGAGCCGGTCCTGCTCGACCTGAAGGAGTCCTCCGAGCTGGGCATGGGCCCGCACGGGCTGTGCGTCGGCGCCACCGGCTCCGGCAAGTCCGAACTGCTGCGCACCCTCGTGCTCGCCCTGGTCGCCACGCACCCGCCGGAAGACCTCGCGCTCGTCCTCGTCGACTACAAGGGCGGCGCGACCTTCGCCCCGTTCGCGGACCTGCCGCACGTCGCCGGTGTCATCACCAACCTGGAGAACCAGGCCGGTCTCGTCGAGCGCGTCCACGCCTCCCTCGCGGGCGAGGTCAAGCGCCGCCAACAGGTCCTCAAGGACGCCGGCAACGTCGCCGACATCGGCGACTACGCCGCGCTGCGTGCCGACCGGCGACCCGACCTGGAACCGCTGCCGCACCTGTTCGTCGTCATCGACGAGTTCGGCGAACTCCTCACGGCCAAGCCCGACTTCATCGACCTCTTCCTGTCCATCGGCCGGATCGGCCGCTCCATCGGCGTGCACCTGCTGCTGTCCAGCCAGCGCATCGAGGGCGGCAAGCTCAGGGGCCTGGACACCTACCTCTCCTACCGGCTCGGCCTGCGCACCTTCTCCGCCGACGAGTCCCGCACGGTCCTGGACACCACCGACGCCTTCCACCTCCCCCCGCTGCCCGGCTTCGGCTACCTCAAGGTCGACACCAGCCACTACGAGCGCTTCAAGGCGAGCTACGTGTCCGGCGGCTACCGCGGACCCGTCCGACGGGCCGAGGAAGAGGACACCGGCCCCCTCGCCCTGGAGTACGAGGCGTTCAACACCCTCGCCGACCTGGAGAACCAGGGTCCGCAGGAGCCCTCCGCCCGCCGCCGCGAGACCGGCCCCACCGAGATGGGCGTCATCGTCGGACAACTGGAGCACGCCGCGGCCCCCGTACGCCGCATCTGGCTGCCGCCGCTGCCCACCGCGATCGCACTGGACACGGTCGCCGGCCCGCTGGACGCCGGCCCGCGCGGGATGCAACTCGCCAAGCGACGGGGCCGGCTCACCGTGCCGCTCGGCCTGCTCGACGACCCGACGAAGCAGTGGCAGGGCGAGTGGTACCTCGACCTGACCGTCGCGGGCGGCCACGCCGCCGTCATCGGCGGACCGCAGTCCGGCAAGACCACCCTGCTGCGCACCCTCGTCCTCTCCCTCGCCCTGACCCACACCCCGCGCGAGGTCGGCGTGTACGGCCTCGACCTGGTCGGCGGCGGCCTCCAGGCCCTGTCCGGTCTGCCGCACGTCGGCGGCATCGCCGGCCGCGCCGACCGCGAGCGCGCGGCCCGTACCGTCGAAGAGGTACGGAACATGCTCGCCACCCGCGAGGACCTCTTCCGCGACCACGGCATCGACTCCGTCGAGCAGTTGCGCACCCTGCACGCGGCGGGCCGGCTGCCGCAACTGGCCTCCGCCGAGATCGTCCTCGTCATCGACGGCTTCGGCGCGCTGCGCGACGACTTCGAGGAACTCGACGACGCCGTCGTGGACATCCTCAAGCGCGGCGGCGGCTACGGCATCCACGTCGTCGCGGGCATGCTCCGCTGGAACGACGTCCGCATCGCCACCCAGTCGAACTTCGGCACCCGGGTCGAGCTGCGGCTCAACGACCCCGGCGAGTCCAGCATCGAGCGCAAGCTCGCCGAGACCCTCTCGCCCGACGAGCCGGGCCGGGTCCTCACCGACGGCAAGCTGTTCGCGCAGGTCGCGCTGCCCCGCACGGACGGCCTCGCCGACCAGGCGGAGCTGGGCGCGGTACTGGAGCGCACGGCCCGCCAGGTGCGCGCCACCTGGAGCGGCGAGGCCGCCCAGCCGGTACGGGTACTGCCGCACGTCCTGGAGCCGCACCTGCTGCCGGGACCCGCCGTCGAACCCCGCCGGGTGCCGATCGGCCTCGACCAGACGGCACTGGCGCCCGTCCTGCTGGACCTCTTCGCGCACGACCAGCACCTGCTGGTCATGGGCGACAGCGAATGCGGCAAGACGAACCTGCTGAAGACCATCGCGGCCGGACTCATCGAGCGGTACGGCGAGCAGGAGCTCGTCTTCGCCATCATGGATCCGCGCCGCGCCCTGCGCGGGGCGATCCCCGAGGAGTTCAACGGGGGCTACGCCTACAACGCCAAGATGTGCGCGGGACTGGCCGCGGGCATCGCCACCGAGCTGGAACGGCGGATGCCCGACGACAGCGCCCCCCTGGACGACCTGGAACCGGGCAGTTGGGGCGGCGGTCCCCGGATCGTGGTCCTCGTCGACGACTACGACGTGCTCACCACCGCCGGACAGTCGCCGCTCGCCCCTTTCCTGCCGTACATCCCGTCGGCGGTCGACATCGGCCTGCACTTCGTCCTGACCCGCCGTGTCGCCGGCGCCTCGCGCGGCATGTACGAGCCGCTGGTGCAGGGCCTGCGCGAGTCGGGGGCCTCGGCCGTGGTGATGGCGGGCGACCGCAGCGAGGGCCAGCTCTTCCCCGGTGTGTACGCCTCGCAGCAGCCCGCCGGCCGCGGTGTGCTCGTCCGACGGGGACAGACCCACCGCCTGATCCAGACCGTGTACACGCCCGAGTGA
- a CDS encoding DUF6177 family protein, translated as MTKDVIALTPRMPDAWSVLAGLLSGGPDKLVDITGEGAVVQLCDPRGRPLVAVEAPMLVQVPGEATRLFAAVEPPVPFWWTEARATTGVAEAELLAGTFAARVAALAGGTAWPPEAALSLAVVPAEGVDVAPAPAAAQPAVDVLTDKVAVVIMDRPVVAMTAWLADAFRAAAASERGLQIVSPAGSTLTPAVRDALPGWPSRWVVRDERDGYFDGRSGAVLRWQEGMFATVVHPDATEDDPRTPVAASFREFTDTGERQLTVSFRTVHPADDRLVLGGALETVWRELTGEAPAGWSTAEPANLPWSPARLTDVAHARSPEPSWFVVVGSPERPGVAGVRVTRTKAGVEEDVTLAFGYGAHEEPPLEALPRLAEALATRHPLRSMLVQFRKARRDLAVPARFEGPGVPLAFVLGSEEVRAMPGDRARRTPLSVQPVTLGPKARPALYYPFPGDPSDLSGWTDFERLVRHLKGE; from the coding sequence ATGACCAAGGACGTCATAGCCCTCACCCCGCGGATGCCCGACGCCTGGAGCGTGCTCGCGGGGCTGCTCTCCGGCGGCCCGGACAAGCTGGTGGACATCACCGGCGAGGGAGCCGTCGTACAGCTCTGCGACCCGCGGGGCCGGCCACTGGTGGCCGTCGAGGCACCGATGCTCGTACAGGTCCCCGGCGAGGCCACGCGGCTGTTCGCAGCCGTGGAGCCGCCGGTGCCGTTCTGGTGGACCGAGGCCCGCGCCACCACCGGAGTCGCGGAGGCCGAGCTGCTGGCGGGCACCTTCGCGGCCCGGGTCGCCGCACTCGCCGGCGGCACGGCCTGGCCACCGGAGGCCGCGCTGTCGCTGGCCGTGGTCCCGGCCGAGGGCGTGGACGTCGCCCCCGCGCCGGCCGCGGCGCAACCCGCCGTGGACGTCCTGACCGACAAGGTCGCCGTCGTCATCATGGACCGGCCCGTGGTCGCGATGACGGCCTGGCTCGCGGACGCCTTCCGGGCCGCCGCCGCCTCGGAGCGCGGGCTCCAGATCGTCAGCCCGGCGGGCAGCACCCTCACCCCGGCCGTGCGCGACGCCCTGCCCGGCTGGCCCTCGCGCTGGGTGGTGCGGGACGAACGGGACGGCTACTTCGACGGCCGCTCGGGCGCCGTGCTGCGCTGGCAGGAGGGCATGTTCGCGACGGTCGTGCACCCGGACGCGACCGAGGACGATCCGCGCACCCCGGTGGCGGCCTCGTTCCGGGAGTTCACGGACACGGGCGAACGCCAACTCACCGTCTCCTTCCGTACGGTCCACCCCGCCGACGACCGGCTGGTGCTCGGCGGCGCCCTGGAGACGGTCTGGCGCGAGCTGACCGGCGAGGCGCCGGCCGGCTGGTCGACCGCCGAACCCGCCAACCTGCCCTGGTCACCCGCGCGGTTGACCGACGTCGCGCACGCGCGGTCGCCCGAGCCGAGCTGGTTCGTGGTCGTCGGCAGCCCGGAGCGGCCGGGCGTCGCCGGTGTCCGGGTGACCCGTACGAAGGCGGGCGTGGAGGAGGACGTCACCCTCGCGTTCGGCTACGGGGCCCACGAGGAGCCGCCGTTGGAGGCGCTGCCGCGGCTCGCGGAGGCCCTCGCCACCCGCCACCCCTTGCGGTCGATGCTCGTACAGTTCCGCAAAGCACGCCGTGACCTGGCGGTACCGGCCCGCTTCGAGGGACCCGGAGTGCCGTTGGCGTTCGTCCTGGGATCCGAGGAGGTCCGGGCGATGCCGGGCGACCGCGCACGACGCACGCCGCTGTCGGTGCAGCCGGTCACACTGGGACCGAAGGCCCGCCCGGCGCTGTACTACCCGTTCCCGGGGGATCCTTCGGACCTTTCGGGATGGACCGACTTCGAGCGGCTGGTGCGACACCTGAAGGGGGAGTGA
- a CDS encoding pore-forming ESAT-6 family protein: MAGDTDRRSYDTGASTEAQGNIQVVIGQLEQVIAAREAQVSAAMSDFAADGVADDYHAKELRWKNASQEVKNIIRLLKTTLEKNDATAQQTLARAKAAVDNIG; this comes from the coding sequence ATGGCCGGTGACACGGACCGTCGGTCCTACGACACGGGTGCGTCGACCGAGGCGCAGGGCAACATCCAGGTGGTCATCGGCCAGTTGGAGCAGGTGATCGCGGCGCGCGAGGCGCAGGTGAGCGCGGCGATGTCGGACTTCGCGGCGGACGGCGTGGCGGACGACTACCACGCCAAGGAACTGCGGTGGAAGAACGCCTCGCAAGAGGTGAAGAACATCATCCGGCTGCTCAAGACGACGCTGGAGAAGAACGACGCGACGGCGCAGCAGACGCTGGCGCGGGCCAAGGCCGCGGTCGACAACATCGGCTGA
- a CDS encoding DUF6507 family protein: protein MTSWDIKPQGVQSQLKLTGERAGDLEKALNKLMSDMSEAAYAAGTAIPGSAAKLPSPTMQGPVATGQVPLSHRGSTGPVGAALSQYLEKRQTDLKSMVDRIQAAVLGAAKATNEYVHGDLEAAKEAQDAAKNVRLDQLKEAAGGHK from the coding sequence ATGACGTCGTGGGACATCAAGCCGCAGGGTGTGCAGAGCCAGCTCAAGCTCACCGGTGAGCGGGCGGGTGATCTGGAGAAGGCGCTGAACAAGCTGATGTCGGACATGTCGGAGGCCGCGTACGCGGCCGGCACGGCGATTCCGGGATCGGCCGCCAAGCTGCCCTCACCCACCATGCAGGGCCCGGTGGCGACGGGGCAGGTGCCCCTGTCGCACCGCGGCAGCACGGGCCCGGTGGGCGCCGCGCTCAGCCAGTACCTGGAGAAGCGGCAGACGGACCTCAAGTCCATGGTCGACCGCATCCAGGCCGCGGTGCTGGGCGCGGCCAAGGCGACGAACGAGTACGTCCACGGCGACCTGGAGGCGGCCAAGGAGGCCCAGGACGCGGCGAAGAACGTGCGCCTCGACCAGCTCAAGGAAGCCGCGGGAGGGCACAAGTGA
- a CDS encoding immunity 49 family protein, which translates to MTVVVSRHFAAGVTEEEWVESLGEYLTEDIDELEQYPHSLGRVFNSALLHLGARCTVDPRAAKLETWEAVVNTLQLGSAVFATASAEEGSVECMINRQVRTLPATSDEAASTDLGTWLSTFWLAVVCRDQTRLTELCRFPLDRLDASGFEEYVLHWVDTLQTYWLQGPGLVEKLTRAVEMSSPDVAVQVPRAMLEGVLAPPINLFYLFITQDVEGFNKALVHTLELHKAYWTADERSEKPAGHLALAPLAMACFAFDGKMPVQVESGYLPHHLLHRSWLGEFPT; encoded by the coding sequence GTGACTGTAGTTGTCAGCAGGCATTTCGCGGCGGGTGTCACGGAAGAGGAATGGGTCGAGTCCCTCGGCGAATACCTCACGGAGGACATCGACGAACTGGAGCAGTACCCGCACTCGCTCGGACGGGTATTCAACAGCGCACTGCTGCATCTCGGAGCCCGCTGCACCGTCGATCCGCGCGCCGCGAAGTTGGAGACCTGGGAAGCGGTGGTCAACACCCTTCAGTTGGGTTCTGCCGTCTTCGCGACCGCTTCGGCAGAAGAAGGGTCCGTGGAGTGCATGATCAACCGTCAGGTCCGCACCCTGCCGGCCACGAGTGACGAGGCTGCCTCGACGGACCTCGGGACGTGGCTCAGCACGTTCTGGCTCGCCGTGGTGTGTCGGGATCAGACGCGGCTGACCGAACTGTGCCGATTCCCACTCGACCGGCTCGATGCCAGTGGGTTCGAGGAGTACGTGCTGCACTGGGTCGACACGCTGCAGACGTACTGGCTCCAAGGACCCGGCCTGGTGGAGAAGTTGACCCGCGCGGTGGAGATGTCGTCACCCGACGTCGCGGTGCAGGTGCCGCGGGCGATGTTGGAGGGGGTGCTGGCCCCGCCGATCAACCTCTTCTACCTGTTCATCACCCAGGACGTGGAGGGCTTCAACAAGGCTCTGGTGCACACGTTGGAGCTGCACAAGGCGTACTGGACCGCCGATGAACGATCCGAGAAGCCGGCCGGGCACCTCGCGCTGGCCCCCCTGGCCATGGCGTGCTTCGCCTTCGACGGCAAGATGCCGGTCCAGGTCGAGTCGGGCTATCTGCCGCACCACCTCCTGCACCGCTCATGGCTCGGCGAATTCCCCACGTAG
- a CDS encoding DUF4232 domain-containing protein — translation MRTNRTRAIHPTVTTHLTRTTHRTRTTALAAATAGLALALTACGGGSATASGSTATPGPDAKPVTSGSTSTSVSAPPATGSPASTNGKTAAGAGTAGKGTPVTPANAGSGDAADDSYAYGHPCSARNLTVKVTSPQGMPATVRVITVTNNGSTACGLDYHPAVGFSAKGAALGIQATAPEGLGGAPAYPVRAGATAYAAVNLNPSGGNGPVADEINILADGSHMPNADGVSLPLAKPGSVVKPKVGLYRTNAGDSLKTL, via the coding sequence ATGCGTACCAACCGGACCCGCGCCATCCACCCGACGGTGACCACCCACCTGACCCGGACCACCCACCGGACCCGGACCACTGCCCTGGCCGCCGCCACCGCCGGCCTCGCCCTGGCCCTGACCGCCTGCGGCGGCGGCTCGGCCACCGCGAGCGGATCGACCGCGACGCCGGGCCCGGACGCCAAGCCGGTCACCTCCGGGTCCACGTCCACGTCCGTGTCCGCTCCCCCTGCAACCGGCTCGCCCGCCTCGACGAACGGCAAGACGGCCGCCGGAGCCGGTACAGCCGGCAAGGGCACGCCGGTCACCCCGGCGAATGCCGGTTCGGGCGACGCCGCCGACGACTCCTACGCCTACGGCCACCCGTGCTCCGCGAGGAACCTGACCGTCAAGGTCACCTCCCCGCAGGGCATGCCCGCCACCGTGCGCGTGATCACCGTGACCAACAACGGTTCCACCGCGTGCGGCCTGGACTACCACCCCGCCGTCGGCTTCAGCGCCAAGGGCGCGGCGCTCGGCATCCAGGCCACCGCCCCCGAGGGCCTGGGCGGCGCGCCGGCGTACCCGGTGCGGGCCGGCGCCACCGCGTACGCGGCCGTGAACCTCAACCCCTCGGGCGGCAACGGCCCCGTCGCCGACGAGATCAACATCCTGGCCGACGGCTCGCACATGCCGAACGCGGACGGCGTCAGCCTCCCGCTCGCCAAGCCGGGCAGCGTCGTCAAGCCGAAGGTGGGTCTGTACCGCACCAACGCGGGCGACTCGCTCAAGACGCTCTGA
- a CDS encoding TetR/AcrR family transcriptional regulator — MPKRVDHEERRVQIAEALVRVAGRRGLHAVGMRDVAAEAGVSLRLVQYYFETKEKLLLYGLQHLTDRFTARVGARLAAAGPAPGPRATVEALLLASLPTDEESRTFHLLYSSYAILSVTDEALAAQPFIDNPDAAEDAVTGLIDGAREAGLADPDVDARTEAISLLAMAGTLGTSILVGQRTPESSIEVLRHHLDRIFTTTPADG, encoded by the coding sequence ATGCCGAAGCGCGTGGACCACGAGGAACGGCGGGTGCAGATCGCCGAGGCGCTCGTCCGGGTCGCCGGACGGCGCGGGCTGCACGCGGTCGGGATGCGCGACGTCGCAGCCGAGGCCGGCGTGTCCCTGCGCCTGGTGCAGTACTACTTCGAGACCAAGGAGAAACTGCTCCTCTACGGGCTCCAGCACCTGACCGACCGCTTCACGGCACGCGTCGGCGCCCGACTCGCCGCCGCGGGCCCGGCCCCGGGGCCCCGCGCGACCGTCGAGGCGCTGCTCCTGGCATCGCTGCCCACCGACGAGGAGAGCCGTACCTTCCACCTGCTCTACAGTTCGTACGCGATCCTGTCCGTGACCGACGAGGCGCTGGCCGCCCAGCCGTTCATCGACAACCCCGACGCCGCGGAGGACGCCGTGACCGGGCTGATCGACGGGGCACGGGAAGCCGGTCTGGCCGACCCGGACGTGGACGCGCGCACGGAGGCGATCAGTCTGCTCGCCATGGCGGGCACCCTGGGGACCAGCATCCTCGTGGGGCAGCGGACTCCCGAGTCGTCCATCGAGGTACTGCGCCACCACCTGGACCGGATCTTCACGACGACGCCCGCGGACGGGTAG
- a CDS encoding sialidase family protein, with product MSDSPVSPPGGLRRAALYGWLSALVAAVLTAVALIPTAPAVAAAAAGSALPGTVSTPFPARGEGYYCFRIPALVTTKSGDLLAFAEGRVATCSDVGHNDIVVKRSTDGGKTWGPLTVVVGKDDTDAHGNPAPVVDAVTGRVSLLYATSTWSGTAGAPVRGARGVRVVHSVDNGVGWQPSVALPQLKPAGWVWVSTGPGHGVQLTNGAHRGRLVVPGDHTATGNKAGAQLYYSDDGGLTWTLGATSNVDQAAAYPAELTVAETAGGSLYVNARSSARCDTEEHRLDATSADGGATFAAPFKPVAGLDTSPVFGSLLGLRPAADGRRERILFSAPARLGPNTLEDRRELAVRSSYDEGRTWQTEGTLVVPGRAGYSDLTLLPSGAVGMLHETAGNIPHGTVAFVAFTESDMDAAKTGLRGPRTADTGPNGNGNHAVVHGGAVLGDRGTGKAMTFDGKDDYLRLVSCSDSLKVKDQDFTVTAWFRHSATTGALPIVWAYGMEDSDPAKNVRQFWLKAEPGKGIMRAAISTDGAYAEVKTNSSYNDGKWHHAVFKREAAKLVLSVDGATFTANAPAGDITPPGEFSIHVGARPDFPNQPVGVGELFNGGLDDVRIFRRALTAEEAARVKDGALDVANDKESVRLGFSTIG from the coding sequence ATGTCCGATTCCCCTGTGAGCCCGCCCGGCGGTCTGCGCCGGGCCGCCCTGTACGGGTGGTTGTCCGCGCTCGTGGCGGCCGTGTTGACGGCCGTCGCGCTGATACCGACCGCGCCCGCCGTCGCCGCCGCCGCGGCGGGGTCTGCGCTGCCCGGCACGGTGTCGACGCCCTTCCCCGCACGCGGTGAGGGCTACTACTGCTTCCGCATCCCGGCGTTGGTCACCACCAAGTCCGGTGATCTGCTCGCCTTCGCCGAGGGTCGTGTCGCCACGTGCAGCGACGTCGGTCACAACGACATCGTCGTGAAGAGGTCCACCGACGGCGGGAAGACCTGGGGACCTCTGACCGTCGTCGTCGGGAAGGACGACACCGACGCGCACGGCAATCCCGCGCCGGTCGTCGACGCGGTCACCGGCCGGGTCAGCCTCCTGTACGCGACCAGCACCTGGAGCGGTACCGCCGGCGCACCGGTGCGGGGTGCCCGCGGCGTGCGTGTCGTGCACAGTGTCGACAACGGCGTCGGCTGGCAGCCGAGTGTCGCGCTGCCGCAGTTGAAGCCGGCGGGTTGGGTGTGGGTTTCCACGGGCCCCGGGCACGGCGTCCAGCTCACGAACGGTGCGCACCGCGGTCGTCTGGTCGTCCCGGGGGACCACACGGCCACCGGCAACAAGGCGGGCGCCCAGCTGTACTACAGCGACGACGGCGGTCTGACCTGGACGCTCGGCGCCACCTCGAACGTGGACCAGGCCGCCGCCTACCCGGCCGAGTTGACGGTCGCCGAGACCGCGGGCGGCTCGCTGTACGTGAACGCCCGCAGTTCCGCCCGGTGCGACACGGAGGAGCACCGTCTGGACGCGACCAGCGCCGACGGCGGTGCCACCTTCGCCGCACCCTTCAAGCCCGTCGCGGGTCTCGACACGTCCCCGGTGTTCGGGTCCCTGCTCGGCCTGCGTCCCGCCGCGGACGGCAGGCGCGAGCGGATCCTGTTCTCCGCCCCCGCGCGCCTGGGCCCCAACACCCTGGAGGACCGGCGCGAGTTGGCGGTCCGGTCCTCGTACGACGAGGGTCGGACCTGGCAGACCGAGGGCACCCTGGTCGTACCGGGCCGGGCCGGGTACTCGGACCTGACCCTGCTGCCCTCGGGCGCGGTCGGCATGCTCCACGAGACGGCGGGGAACATCCCGCACGGCACCGTCGCGTTCGTCGCCTTCACCGAGTCCGACATGGACGCCGCGAAGACGGGGCTGCGCGGCCCCCGCACCGCCGACACCGGCCCCAACGGCAACGGCAACCACGCCGTCGTGCACGGCGGCGCCGTGCTCGGGGACCGCGGTACCGGCAAGGCCATGACGTTCGACGGGAAGGACGACTACCTGCGTCTGGTGAGCTGCTCGGACTCGCTGAAGGTGAAGGACCAGGACTTCACGGTCACCGCGTGGTTCCGCCACAGCGCGACCACCGGCGCGCTGCCCATCGTCTGGGCGTACGGCATGGAGGACTCGGATCCGGCGAAGAACGTGCGCCAGTTCTGGCTGAAGGCCGAGCCGGGCAAGGGCATCATGCGCGCGGCCATCAGCACGGACGGCGCGTACGCGGAGGTGAAGACGAACTCGTCCTACAACGACGGGAAGTGGCACCACGCCGTCTTCAAGCGCGAGGCCGCGAAGCTGGTCCTGTCGGTCGACGGCGCCACGTTCACCGCGAACGCGCCCGCGGGCGACATCACCCCGCCCGGCGAGTTCAGCATCCACGTGGGCGCCCGGCCCGACTTCCCGAACCAGCCGGTGGGGGTCGGGGAGCTGTTCAACGGCGGGCTCGACGACGTACGGATCTTCCGCCGCGCCCTGACGGCGGAAGAGGCCGCGCGGGTCAAGGACGGGGCGCTGGACGTCGCGAACGACAAGGAGAGCGTGCGGCTGGGGTTCTCCACCATCGGGTGA